The nucleotide sequence atcttatttcttTTTACGTCATCGACTCTACCGACGAAAATATCATAGGACATTTGCTAGCACGTATTGACTTTATCTTATTTCAATTTATCATTGAGTACGTATAATATTTTCATCAGCAAAATCGATGATAGGagaagaaacaagattaaatattttactttaagtataataatctcaatataattttaaaaaaatactaaaaataactatatatatatatatatataattagctcattcTCCACTCATACAACCAGCAAGCGTCGGCTTCCTACCATACGATGCACGTGCATCCACTAATACCATAGTGTGGCTGCTGAATGATGATGCAAGTGACTTCCCATTCTTCACGCACTAATCTcgtaatattattataattttttccgATATCAACGCATGTCGTCCAAGACTTTGCCGGCCGACTCTAACATGTAATCCTTATCCTGCCATGTGTTGCCATGTTAAATTGACTCGAACAATAAAGTCTTTTATTGAATTGTTAGCTCAATCGACGTGACTTGTAGTTGTACCAGCCATTCAAACCATTTATTATAGTGTACTTGCACAAGACAATAAATTGATCCAACTATAATTGGTGTTGTCAATCAATTAATCTAGAAGTTTAATTTTGACCTGTTCGACTGAGACTGGAGGTTGCACAGTCATCATATTCAACCTGTAATGATTGAGAAATATTTCCTCATTGTAAacaatatattgatattattttttggtaTATAACGTTGTTCTTACGGAAAGTCTTTCACTTGGTTACCGCGATGAAGTCAATTCAGAAATTGTCAGCGATGAAAAAGTCAATCCAGGAAACGTCTCAGGCCGGCAAATCTTTTCCGTCGGCTGGATCGCCGGTTATCTAGAATATTTAATGTTGGATCAGTGGGTCCCACATTTGGTCATCCAATCACAGAGGAAAGGTTGGTATTGCTCCGTCAAATCCGTTAACGGTGTCGTGCGTTTGATGATTACTGTGTTGATCCACCAGGAAATTTGTCAACGCCAACAAAAGTTGACTTTGTAGCCTCCTATCCACCGTCAACATGTGTATATTTAGTGGCCTCCCATGGTGCTCTTCTCCCAAGTAGTAACCATGGCGTGGAGAGAACACATTgccttcctcctcctcatcaccCTCTTCTTCCCTTCCATCTTCTCTCTGTCAAATTGTGCTGTTGCAGCAAGGCGAACGCTCATGGGGCAACCTGCGGTCAAAGCAGGCTATTGGCCGACATGGACGTTCTCTTATTCTCCACCCTCCTCCGTTCAGTTCTCCTACTTCACCCACGTCTTCTACGCCTTCGTCCAGGTCGATTCAGCCACCTTCGGGCTCGTCATCGCCGCCGACGACGACCGCATGCTCAGGAACTTCACCGCCGCCGTCCACGCTCACCCACCCGTCAAAAGCCTGCTCTCGATAGGCGGCGGCGACAGCAATTCCGCCTTCGCGGCGCTAGCCGCCGATCCCGCCTCCCGCTCCGCCTTCATCAACTCCACCATCACCGTCGCCCGCGAGTATGGCCTCGACGGCCTCGACCTCGACTGGGAGTTCCCAAAGGACGCCAAGGAGATGGACGACTTCAGCGCGCTCCTCCTCGAGTGGCAAGCCGCGGTGGTGTCCGAGGCTGCGGCCACCGGCCGCCCGCGCCTCCTCCTCACGGCGGCCGTCTACTTCGCGCCGCGCTTCTTCCTCAGCGACGACCAGAGGTCGTACCCGATCGAGCAAATGGCCACGGCGCTCGACTGGATCAACGCGATGTGCTACGACTTTCACGGCTCCTGGGACACGACGGCCACCGGCGAGCACGCGGCGCTGTACGACCCGAACAGCAACATAAGCACGAGCTACGGGCTGGAGTCGTGGGTGGCCGCCGGAATGCCGAAGAAGAAGGTGGCGATGGGCATGCCGCTCTACGGGAAGACGTGGAAGCTCAAGGACCCGAGCCAGAACG is from Musa acuminata AAA Group cultivar baxijiao chromosome BXJ1-6, Cavendish_Baxijiao_AAA, whole genome shotgun sequence and encodes:
- the LOC103989476 gene encoding nod factor hydrolase protein 1 is translated as MAWREHIAFLLLITLFFPSIFSLSNCAVAARRTLMGQPAVKAGYWPTWTFSYSPPSSVQFSYFTHVFYAFVQVDSATFGLVIAADDDRMLRNFTAAVHAHPPVKSLLSIGGGDSNSAFAALAADPASRSAFINSTITVAREYGLDGLDLDWEFPKDAKEMDDFSALLLEWQAAVVSEAAATGRPRLLLTAAVYFAPRFFLSDDQRSYPIEQMATALDWINAMCYDFHGSWDTTATGEHAALYDPNSNISTSYGLESWVAAGMPKKKVAMGMPLYGKTWKLKDPSQNGIGAPAVGVGPGENGVLVYSEVVAFNKNTSATVVHDEVTTAAYSYAGTSWVGYDDPWSVTRKINYAQRLGIGGYFFWAIGYDKDWSVSRTAWRAWKNK